TCTATTAATATCCACAACTAACATGACTAGAGCAATTGTCGAAAGCATCAAAAAACGTTTCCACGAATTGGATCCATGTACCAACTCGAATTATTCCAAGTTCAAAGTTATTCACACAGATTTGACTTTGACAGTTTCTTTTGAATCCAAAACATTGGACGGAACAGTTGTttatgatttgaaaaacttgGATAATGCAAGTGAAGTTATATTGGATACATCTGCATTAAACATAAAAAGTACAAAAGTCAACGGGAAAGAAGTgtcatttgaattgaaaccaGTTACACCAATTTACGGGGCACCATTGAGAATTCCTATTAACCCCAACGAAAGTGAAATTCAAGTTGAAATATCTTTCACCACCACGGACAAATGTACTGctattcaatttattcaagGTGACACTGGTCCATATGTTTTCTCCCAATGTGAAGCCATTCATGCCAGAAGTTTGTTTCCATGCTTTGACACACCAGCAGTTAAATCCCCTTACAAATTCACAGGTCATTCACCAGCCGTGGTAACCATGTCAGGTAGAGCTCAACCAACTGACGAGCCAAACACATATCATTTCGATCAACCAATCCCTATCCCATCTTACTTGGTGTCAATTACTTCTGGTAACTTGCTTAAAGCTCCAATTGGTCCAAGATCAGATGTATATAGTGAAGAGCcaagtttgaaaaaatgtcaatgggaatttgaaaaagatatggagaattttattcaaattgcTGAAAAAATAGTTTTCGAATACGAATGGTCTAGATTTGATTCCTTGGTATTGCCATCTAGTTTCCCATATGGAGGTATGGAAATCCCCAATATGACTCAATTGACACCAACTTTAATCAGTGGTGATCGTACTCAAACCAAAGTCATGGCCCACGAATTGGCTCATTCATGGTCCGGTAATTTAGTTACCAATAGTTCCTGGGAACATTTCTGGCTCAATGAAGGTTGGACTGTATATTtagaaagaagaattattgGTGCCATTGCAGCAGCTGAAgccaaagaagaaggtaGAAAAGATGCAGAGAAATATGGTGAACAAGTGAGACATTTCAATATGATTAATGGATGGAATGAATTAGCTGATACCTGTGAAACATTTGATAAGAGATATACCAAATTGGTTTTGGATTTAGAGAATGGTGATCCAGATGATTCGTTTTCTAGAATTCCTTATGAAAAAGggtttttcttcttgtatCATTTAGAGACTAAATTGGGAGGTATAAAAGAATTTGACccatttattaaatattattttaacaaattcaaatatcaaTCTTTGAATACTGctcaatttgttgatactTTGTATGAATTCTACGAACCAAAAGGTAAAGCCGAAATTTTGGACAACATAGATTGGGAAACTTGGTTATTTGTTTCCGGACTTCCAGAAAAGCCAGAATTTGATGTAACTTTGGCCAATCAAGTATATGCTTTGGTAGATAAATGGGTCGCTTATGTCAAAAATGGAGGTGAACTTCCAGGTGACGAAACTGCCGATTTTGAAGGTGAGCAAGACATGTTGTTTTTGGAAACCTTGACAGAAAAATTCAAGACTCTTGATGTTAAACctgaaattattagattgTTCCCAGAAATATACCCTAAATATGGAGCAAGTAAAAATGGGGAAATTATTTCTCGTTGGAACGAATTGTTGATTAGTTATGGTAAATACTCATCCCAAGATAAATTGGTGCAATCATTTGCTAGTTGGTTGGGTACAATTGGCCGTATGAAATATGTCAGACCTGgatatttgttgttgaggaAAGGCATTAGTCATGAATTTGCTTTAGAGGTGTTTAAGAAGTACGAGCATATTTACCACCCTATTTGCAGAACCATGGTTAAAAAAGATTTGAGTTAATTGaagttttaaaaatttgcaGCTCTATAgtaatttagttttgtaTGGTTTATAGAAACTtagtttaaaaaataagATAGGTTATGTTTTTATGACACAGTCGTCCTAGAATCAGATCAACATCCTGTAAGTGGCACGTTGAGTAGAAGTGATTATTCATGGGATATTAAGAAAACAGAAATTGAGCTCAGTTTAAATGGGGTTTGCAAAGTAGAGAAAATAGTGTCCCCAAAAGGGGCTATCAAATGTGTAGTTTGAGCCAGAGAGGGcagataataatttgaacCTACCACAAAGTATGGTTTCCAATTATAGCAACACATTTAAAGAGGAGATCAATAGTTCTAATTTGTTGAACAATGGTGCCGTGCGAATTCCTAAAGTTTTCTCGTAAGATTTagatttttcatatttgatgaaaatgtgCCACTCTAAAATGATAAAGAACTGTGGCAATTTAATAAACGAATTTGCAAAATTTTCACTAtgtaatcaatttttggagtgataattcaatattattcttttcaatttttccaacTTGAAAAAGTATCTACTCAAATGGAATACGTCACACACCTACCAAAAGAAGATTCTTCAATTGCAACTACATCTAGATATGGCTTGCAATTTACATACCCAGTGAAATATTATGATTTCCATGTTTACTATTATGCACACAACGAAGAATCAGACAAAGAAGCCAAATCAttgttgaacaaattgCTAAACGATTTCCCAGAAGACTCTGCCAATGGATCTATAATTGTGAAAAGATTACCTGATACAAAAGTTATTGGACCACACGCTACTCAATTCTGGGAGGCTGATGTTTTGAGACCCGAAGTGTTCATCAAAGTTTTGAGTTGGTTCCAATTGAATCATGGAAACTTATCGGTTTTAATTCATCCTCAAACGGGCGATGATGTGAAGGATCACACATCGAGTGCTTTATGGTTAGGTGAGAAACTCCCATTGTTGCTTAATGTTTTTGGAGAACCAGATGGTAAGATACCTGAATTTGGTGTTGCTCGTGGAAAAAGGATTCCACCTGAAAACTTTGACAATCACAAAACAACCTTTTAAGGATGCTATTGTGAATGTTCTGACTACTGCAAATGTTAATCTTTAGCGTGGCAGCCTGATAAGGTTAATCATGATACCACGGatgaaatgaaacaattaCTACGAGGGATAACATTGGGGATGTgttaaaaaaagacaacTGGACAAttctttatatatataattaacAATTATGACTATAACACTAATTCGTAGCTGCTACCATAGTATTTCAGAATCAGATCGATCACTCTATGATGAAACTCACCATTTATATCTTGATTAAGCCAGATTATTGTGTACAAAATAAGCACAGAGAGCTATAACTCTAAATCACGAAAGTCTATATCTCACACATACTCTCTGATTGAAATGAATAGTAATTCCCTACTGAGAGGGCAGAAAGTAGTTATATTAAACTTTTCAGACGTACTGATGAAGATTATAGTCTCTATAAAGTAAAATACCTCTTCCTGTGACTTCAACCCATGGTGACAGTATTCTTTTGACGAGAACCTTATTAGTATAAAGTTTCTTTATCTTATTCTCAAACACCGTAATGTAAACATGGGTAAAGTTTATTTCTTAATGTATTATGCATCCTGTTTTCAAACATTTAATGTTGAAAGGAGGATCAATAAAAGACGATGTTGACAATATAGCTAATACTAAGTCTCAATTAGTGTGGAAAGCCTAATAAGGCTATCTTTTATATATAGGCTGACTACCTTAATATAGTTATCGTGAATAtagttattgttgttaacTAATATTGTCATTGTTAAATTAAAGTATTAGGTTGAgttatttaattaatgaaaagcCGACTAACTACCATATGCAATTAATACGTTAAGATTAATTCCTATTGAGGATAAAACTGAAAGTGTATTAGAAACACGAAGACGGTATTATAAATATGTGTCAAATCCCCTTTAAGTCGCAACCACTGGGAAttttttgatgatttcttACATAGTCAACTATCTATAACCAATTACTActacaattattattatatatatactaagatcttgttattgttgtactacaattatatttaaGATGTCAGGTAATGATTCTCCAATTCCAGGCAATGCCACAGTTAAAATTGAGCAACTACAATCGTTTACTAGTCTTCAATCTCAAGTTACCTCACCACAAAAGACCATGAACGAAACCAATACCCATTTTCGATATTTGTtacaaaatacaaataatgAAACCATTCTAGAGGTCAATGCGGATGAAGGGCCGTCTTGTATAGGACCATTATCAGGAAAATGCAGGTATATTGCAGCACAGCCTGAGGTGGATGACAAAAACTGGAGCTTACCATTGGGAAGAGTTCCACCCAACCAATCTGTTGATGCGGAAGTTGATAtgaatgatgatgatgcaTCTTACGAGTTTGTTGATGGGAAGAATAACGCAGACATACAAACTGCTGTGAATACTTTTTGGCAAGCttataacaacaaaagcTCCAAACTGAGTAATGATGAAAAGCTTGAAATGGCCAAAGAAGTTTGCAACACTTTATATGATATGGCAGATCGATGGAATGGAAACAcatcaaaaaaacaacGTAGACATAGGTATTCTCCTAAGTAAAAGAACCtccaaaaaatcaaaataaaagtaaTGACTGTTTATAGAACTATAGTTTAATAGAATGTACATTAGACtctttgattgatttgatgaGTTGTTGACGAGCGATAATATTCGTAAATCTATAACTAAACTTGATTCATTGTGTATAACCAGatttccaatttattaactttTCCAATGTTCTTTACTGGATCCATTGAGTTTAAGCAAGCagttaaaaatgaataCTTGGCTGGATACTCATTATGTGAAATAATATAGCTATTTCTCATTGCCTTCCTGTATTTGACTGAACCTTTCAGTATATAGTAACATTGAGTGAAATGATTAAACGCCAATGATCTTTAATTGTAAACTAATAAATATGTTCTGACATAACAGTAAGTAGCATTTATGTATTGTATTGTAGAAGTGCATGCATCTATGCAACAGTTTGAGTAAAGTAATGTATTGGCCAGGGACAAATCACATGAAGATCTCTGGAATCTCGTAATCACATTGCATATATCTTTGACATTTAAAGCAGACAGTCTGGCATTCTCTTTATCTCTAAACCTAACAGAACTGTTAGCTAAACGTAGATTAAGCGAACGTTGGCTAATGATATATCTCTCAGCAGCAAATCTCCGACAATGACATGCCATGAAAAAGTCTATTCTGTAGTTAAATCTGATATGATTAAACCATAACTGATAGGTTCAGGAACATCAAAGGACGGATGTCGTCATATACCCATGTCGTAAGTACCAGGAAGTATTTAACGGGTGAAAGAGAAAAGTTTTGTagttttttgttggtttacGCGACGGTTGTGTCAGAAAAGATAGTACCACCTCCCCCACGTTGTCGTGTGtaataaattcaacatTGGTGGGGAAATTCGCACCTATCGAGAGCTAAAACTCTCTTATCCATACTGCAAATTTCTTCAGGTTGTGCGGTTATTTTTGTAGTTGGTTTCACTGGTAACAAATATATTGAACTATCTAGGTGCAGCTAATTTAGATATGTATTGTAATACCTTGAGCGCAAGTGATTTATCTGGCCAACCTaggcttttttttgtggGAATTTCCGTTTACACATTCATCAAACTTTGACACTAAAAAATTTACGGGTCGGGAAAAAGAAGGTACCATTTTCGTATCACTAAATTTCCACTTTTAACGAGGAAACAACCCGTCTACATATTTGAATCTAAAAGAATATAACTATTCAAACCATTACCATGACACGTGCAAAAAACAATGCTGATTTTTTTACCAAGTTAGCAAAACTACCACCCAAAGTTATTACTataattattgatgaattacCAAAATGCATATTAGCTGAATTATTGTATTTCCCATCCATTAGAGAAGTTGTTGCTTCTACAATCTTGTCAAATGTAAATATTACTGAGGGTCTTCAAAGACATGGGTGGAATTATGAACCAGATGTTGGTTATGCTGACTGCAATTGTGTCTCGTTCAACATTGAATTCGGTAATTTGAAGAAAGGTATAAATCAATGGAATATATATCCAAAAGTTTTTCATATGAAAGGTTTATCTCAATTTGTGGATGTTTTGTTAACTTGCCCAGAACTTTTAACTAAGGCTTCAAGCGTCAATAGTACTTTCTCCGGGTTAGAAGATACAGAGGTAGAAATTTTggagaaattgttgatggattccaatattaaatttgattatttgagTCTATCGGAGTTTCCAGATCCAATCACATTATCACCCATTGTCAAAAATATTCTGTTATTGAATACCACATTGATTAGTTATGTGATTCCTGGcgtaaaaaaattggacaTTGTCTTCTCTAATGGTAACGAAGAAGGTCAAAATTATGTTTTTGCTT
This genomic stretch from Candida albicans SC5314 chromosome 1, complete sequence harbors:
- the LKH1 gene encoding bifunctional aminopeptidase/epoxide hydrolase (Putative leukotriene A(4) hydrolase; repressed during the mating process; Hog1p-induced), producing the protein MTRAIVESIKKRFHELDPCTNSNYSKFKVIHTDLTLTVSFESKTLDGTVVYDLKNLDNASEVILDTSALNIKSTKVNGKEVSFELKPVTPIYGAPLRIPINPNESEIQVEISFTTTDKCTAIQFIQGDTGPYVFSQCEAIHARSLFPCFDTPAVKSPYKFTGHSPAVVTMSGRAQPTDEPNTYHFDQPIPIPSYLVSITSGNLLKAPIGPRSDVYSEEPSLKKCQWEFEKDMENFIQIAEKIVFEYEWSRFDSLVLPSSFPYGGMEIPNMTQLTPTLISGDRTQTKVMAHELAHSWSGNLVTNSSWEHFWLNEGWTVYLERRIIGAIAAAEAKEEGRKDAEKYGEQVRHFNMINGWNELADTCETFDKRYTKLVLDLENGDPDDSFSRIPYEKGFFFLYHLETKLGGIKEFDPFIKYYFNKFKYQSLNTAQFVDTLYEFYEPKGKAEILDNIDWETWLFVSGLPEKPEFDVTLANQVYALVDKWVAYVKNGGELPGDETADFEGEQDMLFLETLTEKFKTLDVKPEIIRLFPEIYPKYGASKNGEIISRWNELLISYGKYSSQDKLVQSFASWLGTIGRMKYVRPGYLLLRKGISHEFALEVFKKYEHIYHPICRTMVKKDLS
- a CDS encoding uncharacterized protein (Protein of unknown function; rat catheter biofilm repressed), translating into MEYVTHLPKEDSSIATTSRYGLQFTYPVKYYDFHVYYYAHNEESDKEAKSLLNKLLNDFPEDSANGSIIVKRLPDTKVIGPHATQFWEADVLRPEVFIKVLSWFQLNHGNLSVLIHPQTGDDVKDHTSSALWLGEKLPLLLNVFGEPDGKIPEFGVARGKRIPPENFDNHKTTF
- a CDS encoding uncharacterized protein (Protein of unknown function; induced by Mnl1 under weak acid stress; flow model biofilm repressed), with product MSGNDSPIPGNATVKIEQLQSFTSLQSQVTSPQKTMNETNTHFRYLLQNTNNETILEVNADEGPSCIGPLSGKCRYIAAQPEVDDKNWSLPLGRVPPNQSVDAEVDMNDDDASYEFVDGKNNADIQTAVNTFWQAYNNKSSKSSNDEKLEMAKEVCNTLYDMADRWNGNTSKKQRRHRYSPK